The Streptomyces sp. NBC_00286 nucleotide sequence GCGGTTCCCGGGGAATTCGAAACGCGCGAGGACGTACGCCGCCATCGAACCCAGCAGCATCGTGCCGAAGAGCGAGAACCCCACCACGATCAACGTGTTGAGGAAGTAGTCGCTCATGTGCGCCTCGGTCCACGCCCGCGACCAGTTCTCGAAGTGCAGCGAATCCGGCAGCGCCCACGGCGAACTGAAGATGTCCCGGTCCGTCTTGAACGAGGTCATCACCGCCCACAGCAGCGGCATCACGACCATGAACGCCCAGAGGATGAGCATGCCGTGCGAGAAGAAATTGAGGGTCCTGCCCTCGGACGGCTTCTCCAGCGGACCGGGCGCGGCCTTCGTCTTGGCGACGGGCGGCGGTTCGTCCGAAGTGGCGTCGGCGGGAGGGGTGTCGGTCGTCTTCATAGTCAGTACTCCAACCGCTCGCGCCGGCCCAGCCGCATCACGACCGCCACGAACAGCAGCGTCACGATGAGCAGGGCAACACCGATCGTCGTCGCATAGGCGGCCTGGCCGTCACGGAACGCCTTTTGATAGACGTACAGCGGCAGAACCGTCGTCGAATAGTCGGGGCCACCCCCGTTCGGCCCCACGGTCATGATCTGCACCACCGCGAAGGACTCGGCGCCCAGCGCCAGAATGCCCATATACGCCCAGCCGGACTGCACGGTGTCCCAGAGCAACGGCAGGGTGATCCGGAAGAACGTGGTGATGCGGTTCGCGCCGTCCAGCAGGGCCGCCTCGTAATAGTCCCTGGGAATGGACGCCATTCCGGCGGAGAAGAGCACCACGAAGAATCCGACGGTGCACCAGACGAGGACCGCGAAGACGCACCACAGCGCGAGATCCGGATCGCCCAGCCAGTTGGGCTGGACATTGTCCAGACCGACCGCCTTGAGCGCGGAGTTGATCGCACCGCTGTTGGGGTTGTACGCGAACTGGAACAACAGCGCCACGATCGCGATCGACAGCACCTGCGGGAAGAAGTAGACGACCTTGTAGAAGGCCGAGCCGCGTACGCCTGCGATCGCGGCGTTCTTCCTGCGCCGTCCGCCCACATTCAGCATGAAGGCGAAGAACAGCGCCAGTGTCAGCGTCACCAGCGGCAGCAGCACCACGAACATCACGCTGTGCTGGAACGACTTCCAGAAGACGTCGTCTTCCAGCATCCTCGTGAAGTTGGCGAAGCCCACCATCTTGAACTCGGGGCTCAGTCCGCTCCAGTCCGTGAACGAATAGTAGATGGACTGGATGAAGGGCCAGATGACGAAAAGGACGTAAATCGCCAGAGGGGCCGACAAGAACCCCACGATGAAACGGTATTTACCGTGCTGCATTCCTACCGACCCGATCTTCCCGCGGGCGCTGCCGCCGACGCCACGACCATCGAGAGCGGGGGACCCCGGTCACGCCCGGAGTCCCCCGCCGCGCTCACTGGTGCTTGTAGTGCTGGATGGAGTCGTCCTTGGCCGCCTCGTCGGCGTACGCCTGGATCTTCTTGATCGCCTCGGCCGGGGTGAGCCGCCCGGCCATCATCTCGCCGAGACCACCGACGCCGATCTTCTCCTTCTGCAGCGCCACATACCAGTCCTGGAGGCGCGGGTTGACCACGTTCTCGCCGGCCTTCTCCAGGGCCGCGACACCGGACTTCAGGCCCGGGGTCAGCTCGATACCGTCGGTGCCGCCGTTGAACGCGGACAGCGACTTGACGGACGTGGTGAAGTTCTTCGACGACTCCTCGCTGAGCATGATGCGCAGTTGCTCCATACCGCCATCGGGGTTCTTGGCCTTGGCGGGGACGATGAAGGGCTCGCCGCCCGACGCCCAGATGGTGCCGAAGGGCATCTTGTCCGAGCTGTCGATTCCGCTGGGCGCGGACACCGCGAGGTCGAAGTCCTTCGGCATGGTCTTCGCCGCCTCGTTCTCCACCCACGAGCCGTTCGGGATGAACAGCGCCTTGCCCTCGGTCCAGGCGGTCTGCGACTGGATGTGG carries:
- a CDS encoding carbohydrate ABC transporter permease gives rise to the protein MQHGKYRFIVGFLSAPLAIYVLFVIWPFIQSIYYSFTDWSGLSPEFKMVGFANFTRMLEDDVFWKSFQHSVMFVVLLPLVTLTLALFFAFMLNVGGRRRKNAAIAGVRGSAFYKVVYFFPQVLSIAIVALLFQFAYNPNSGAINSALKAVGLDNVQPNWLGDPDLALWCVFAVLVWCTVGFFVVLFSAGMASIPRDYYEAALLDGANRITTFFRITLPLLWDTVQSGWAYMGILALGAESFAVVQIMTVGPNGGGPDYSTTVLPLYVYQKAFRDGQAAYATTIGVALLIVTLLFVAVVMRLGRRERLEY